From a region of the Streptomyces venezuelae genome:
- a CDS encoding carboxylesterase/lipase family protein — protein sequence MSAEDAADGRRPRVRTAAGVVEGRTGPGGTAVFLGIPYAAPPVGDLRFAAPAPPDAWDGVRDAAAYGPTAPKVPYPETFAALLPDPVIPGDDCLNVNVWTPDPAPGAGLPVMVWIHGGAHTRGSSAVPVYDGSAFARDGVVLVSFNFRLGVLGYGLFPDAPANRGLLDQIAALTWVRDNIGAFGGDPGRVTVFGESAGAISIGALLAAPRAAGLFTRAVLQSGAPEVLPRTRVRAMVRRMASLLKVDATAAAFTDTALPDLLAAQAAVLRRSGPLIAGPAFGLVTDPGTVPADPLDTLCAEAASADVPLLLGWTRDEYRLWLAPTGGMRLLDRLGPLAVALARARSGKDRAAVRALRAELPAAGPAELAGQLLTDRLLRDPLRRLAGARRAAPSFVYEFGWSSGVPGLGSCHALELGFVFDTLSVPEAAWLAGRDTPQTLADEMHAAWVRFAVTGDPGWAAWNGDGPPKVFGGPELEGAGESVVTRRALP from the coding sequence ATGAGCGCAGAGGACGCCGCCGACGGCCGCCGTCCGAGGGTCCGGACGGCGGCCGGGGTCGTCGAGGGCCGGACCGGTCCCGGGGGTACCGCCGTGTTCCTGGGCATCCCGTACGCGGCCCCGCCCGTCGGGGACCTGCGCTTCGCGGCGCCCGCGCCCCCGGACGCCTGGGACGGCGTACGGGATGCCGCCGCCTACGGGCCGACCGCGCCCAAGGTGCCCTACCCGGAGACCTTCGCCGCCCTGCTCCCCGACCCGGTGATCCCCGGGGACGACTGCCTGAACGTGAACGTGTGGACCCCCGACCCGGCCCCCGGGGCCGGGCTGCCCGTCATGGTCTGGATCCACGGCGGGGCCCACACCCGCGGCTCCTCGGCGGTCCCCGTGTACGACGGCTCCGCCTTCGCACGCGACGGCGTCGTGCTCGTCTCCTTCAACTTCCGCCTCGGCGTCCTCGGCTACGGACTCTTCCCCGACGCCCCCGCCAACCGCGGTCTGCTGGACCAGATCGCCGCCCTCACCTGGGTCCGCGACAACATCGGGGCCTTCGGCGGGGACCCCGGCCGGGTCACCGTCTTCGGCGAGTCCGCCGGGGCCATCAGCATCGGCGCCCTGCTCGCCGCCCCGCGCGCGGCCGGGCTCTTCACCCGGGCCGTCCTGCAGAGCGGTGCCCCCGAGGTCCTGCCGCGCACCAGGGTCCGCGCCATGGTCCGGCGGATGGCCTCGCTCCTCAAGGTCGACGCCACCGCCGCGGCCTTCACCGACACCGCGCTGCCCGACCTGCTGGCCGCCCAGGCGGCCGTCCTGCGCAGATCCGGCCCGCTCATCGCCGGACCCGCCTTCGGCCTCGTCACCGACCCCGGCACCGTCCCGGCCGACCCCCTCGACACCCTCTGCGCCGAGGCCGCCTCCGCGGACGTGCCGCTGCTCCTCGGCTGGACCCGTGACGAGTACCGGCTGTGGCTCGCCCCCACCGGCGGGATGCGGCTGCTGGACCGGCTCGGCCCGCTCGCCGTGGCCCTGGCCCGGGCCCGTTCCGGCAAGGACCGGGCGGCCGTACGGGCGCTGCGCGCCGAGCTGCCCGCGGCGGGCCCCGCCGAACTCGCCGGACAGCTGCTCACCGACCGGCTGCTGCGCGACCCGCTGCGCAGGCTCGCCGGGGCCCGGCGGGCGGCGCCGAGCTTCGTGTACGAGTTCGGCTGGTCCTCGGGCGTTCCGGGCCTGGGCTCCTGCCATGCCCTGGAACTGGGGTTCGTGTTCGACACGCTCTCGGTACCGGAGGCCGCCTGGCTGGCCGGACGGGACACCCCCCAGACACTCGCGGACGAGATGCACGCGGCCTGGGTCCGGTTCGCGGTGACCGGCGATCCGGGCTGGGCGGCCTGGAACGGCGACGGCCCGCCGAAGGTGTTCGGCGGGCCGGAGCTCGAAGGCGCGGGGGAGTCCGTGGTTACTCGACGGGCCCTTCCATGA
- a CDS encoding TolB family protein, translated as MTLQRRILILATAVALLAAVGVLAVVRASSRAAEKDHARAGGPQVTPGAVSLAPGDGGRRIVFRNMAWGPHRDELATVAAGAPEGVRTASGVSCLRFHAARGTGICLQADRSGVQEGYRAVVLDARLKEVSAHPLGGLPTRARVSPGGHLAAWTVFVGGDSYAGTDFSTRTSVLDLRTGRLDASLEDFTILKDGKPYRSADVNFWGVTFAADERTFYATLATGGHTHLVRGDLGSRTVTTLRENAECPSLSPDGTRVVFKKRVPGLPAEAPWRLYALDLASGAETPLAEERSVDDQVVWTDDRTVVYALPGDFGADLYAVPADGSGAPARLMDSALAPAFLG; from the coding sequence ATGACGCTCCAGCGCCGGATCCTGATCCTGGCCACCGCCGTGGCCCTGCTCGCGGCCGTGGGCGTACTGGCCGTCGTGCGGGCCTCCTCCCGCGCCGCCGAGAAGGACCACGCCCGGGCGGGCGGCCCGCAGGTCACCCCGGGCGCGGTCTCGCTGGCGCCGGGCGACGGCGGACGGCGGATCGTGTTCCGCAACATGGCCTGGGGGCCGCACCGGGACGAGCTCGCCACGGTCGCCGCCGGCGCCCCGGAGGGGGTCCGTACCGCGTCCGGAGTGAGCTGCCTGCGCTTCCACGCGGCCCGGGGCACCGGGATCTGTCTGCAGGCCGACCGGAGCGGGGTCCAGGAGGGCTACCGGGCCGTCGTCCTGGACGCCCGGCTGAAGGAGGTGTCCGCGCACCCCCTGGGCGGCCTCCCCACCCGGGCCAGGGTCTCGCCGGGCGGGCACCTCGCCGCGTGGACCGTCTTCGTCGGCGGGGACTCGTACGCGGGTACGGATTTTTCGACACGGACCTCGGTGCTCGACCTGCGGACCGGCAGGCTCGACGCCTCACTGGAGGACTTCACGATCCTGAAGGACGGCAAGCCGTACCGCAGCGCCGACGTCAACTTCTGGGGGGTCACCTTCGCCGCCGACGAGCGGACCTTCTACGCGACCCTCGCCACGGGCGGCCACACCCACCTGGTCCGCGGTGACCTCGGCTCACGCACCGTGACCACCCTGCGCGAGAACGCCGAGTGTCCGTCGCTGTCACCGGACGGCACCCGGGTGGTCTTCAAGAAGCGCGTGCCGGGTCTGCCGGCCGAGGCGCCGTGGCGGCTGTACGCCCTGGACCTGGCCTCCGGAGCGGAGACCCCGCTCGCCGAGGAGCGCAGCGTGGACGACCAGGTGGTGTGGACCGACGACCGGACCGTCGTCTACGCCCTGCCGGGGGACTTCGGCGCCGATCTGTACGCCGTACCGGCCGACGGGAGCGGCGCCCCCGCCCGGCTCATGGACTCGGCCCTCGCCCCGGCCTTCCTCGGCTGA
- a CDS encoding alpha/beta hydrolase, translating into MSYAPDGQQYQPYRPEGQIPQPPHGDQYGRPYGQQPHRQPQGQQAQYAPQDPYEQTARYGPQDLLPEEPPRRRKGRRWLIAGASVLALAGIAALVLNHYEIPPFTDKGSAVSFGQSPAGGGKKDDAPPPNSKMLMPTGPAAEFKNTMTLPDGTHVAVTTLDGKKSGFKGKVWVWAPKEYNDPKFAKSGFPVLIALPGGAGYPSNYWMGTDLGLQKSISKWYAEGKSKPFILAMPVLNPGPDDKGVYWDGSDIPGQPKMGTWLTEDVPDLMKANFRTVKSRDGWAFMGSSTGGFAGLKAVLKHPDKFKAVIASGPDIVPDSSLWKGHDKEKAENNPELLAKHLIDTKGPEVYLAFQVGDNESNKKTLPDVQKFVATYGNKGPIHAELKVIPGGQHNAKTYVPNMGEGPVQFISKVMEGPVE; encoded by the coding sequence ATGTCGTACGCACCCGACGGGCAGCAGTACCAGCCGTACCGGCCGGAAGGACAGATACCGCAGCCGCCCCACGGCGACCAGTACGGCCGGCCGTACGGACAGCAGCCGCACCGGCAGCCCCAGGGGCAGCAGGCGCAGTACGCACCGCAGGACCCGTACGAACAGACGGCGCGCTACGGGCCGCAGGACCTCCTCCCCGAGGAGCCTCCGCGCCGCCGCAAGGGACGCCGATGGCTCATAGCCGGCGCCTCCGTGCTCGCGCTCGCCGGCATAGCCGCGCTCGTGCTGAACCACTACGAGATACCCCCGTTCACCGACAAGGGCTCCGCGGTGTCCTTCGGGCAGTCGCCCGCGGGTGGGGGAAAGAAGGACGACGCTCCGCCGCCGAACTCCAAGATGCTCATGCCGACCGGGCCGGCCGCCGAGTTCAAGAACACGATGACCCTGCCCGACGGCACGCACGTGGCCGTCACCACGCTGGACGGCAAGAAGTCCGGCTTCAAGGGCAAGGTGTGGGTCTGGGCCCCCAAGGAGTACAACGACCCGAAGTTCGCCAAGAGCGGCTTCCCGGTCCTGATAGCCCTGCCGGGCGGCGCCGGCTACCCCAGCAACTACTGGATGGGCACCGACCTCGGGCTCCAGAAGAGCATCAGCAAGTGGTACGCGGAGGGCAAGAGCAAGCCCTTCATCCTGGCCATGCCGGTCCTCAACCCGGGGCCGGACGACAAGGGCGTCTACTGGGACGGCTCCGACATCCCCGGCCAGCCCAAGATGGGGACCTGGCTGACCGAGGACGTCCCGGACCTGATGAAGGCGAACTTCCGCACCGTCAAGTCCCGTGACGGCTGGGCCTTCATGGGTTCCTCCACCGGCGGTTTCGCGGGTCTGAAGGCCGTGCTGAAGCACCCGGACAAGTTCAAGGCCGTGATCGCCTCCGGCCCCGACATCGTCCCGGACTCCTCCCTGTGGAAGGGCCACGACAAGGAGAAGGCCGAGAACAACCCGGAACTGCTGGCGAAGCACCTCATCGACACGAAGGGTCCCGAGGTCTACCTCGCCTTCCAGGTCGGGGACAACGAGAGCAACAAGAAGACCCTGCCCGACGTGCAGAAGTTCGTCGCCACCTACGGCAACAAGGGCCCCATCCACGCCGAGTTGAAGGTCATCCCCGGCGGCCAGCACAACGCCAAGACCTATGTGCCGAACATGGGCGAGGGACCGGTCCAGTTCATCAGCAAGGTCATGGAAGGGCCCGTCGAGTAA